One Thalassotalea sediminis DNA segment encodes these proteins:
- the fliQ gene encoding flagellar biosynthesis protein FliQ: MSPEVFVDILRDALFLVIVLVSAVIVPSLIVGLIVAVFQAATSINEQTLSFLPRLIVTLLALIVGGHWLVQKLMDYTIRLVSSIPSVIA; this comes from the coding sequence ATGAGCCCAGAAGTCTTTGTTGATATTTTAAGAGACGCTTTATTTCTCGTCATCGTACTTGTAAGTGCGGTTATTGTGCCGAGTTTAATTGTTGGTTTGATTGTCGCGGTATTTCAAGCAGCAACATCAATAAACGAACAAACGTTGAGTTTTCTTCCTCGTTTAATTGTTACATTATTGGCGTTAATTGTTGGTGGTCATTGGCTAGTACAAAAGCTGATGGATTATACCATTAGGCTTGTTAGTTCAATCCCCTCAGTAATCGCTTAA
- the fliO gene encoding flagellar biosynthetic protein FliO: protein MSLIKQTLLPILAITFFSFQSHAQEQAVEVGKHANVNMDAASMILALLLVLALIVVSAFVLKKFNMINKVSSGMKVVASLPLGTKEKLIVVQVGDEQLLLGVSHQQVNLIKTLETPLPESSSLSEQVNNPLQQFIQQKIKNNRE, encoded by the coding sequence ATGTCTTTGATTAAGCAAACGTTATTGCCAATATTAGCGATTACTTTTTTTTCGTTTCAGTCGCATGCACAGGAGCAAGCTGTAGAAGTTGGCAAACATGCCAATGTCAACATGGATGCAGCAAGCATGATTTTGGCGCTATTGCTTGTATTAGCGCTAATTGTCGTTAGCGCTTTTGTATTGAAAAAATTCAATATGATCAATAAAGTGTCATCTGGAATGAAGGTAGTTGCTAGTTTGCCGCTAGGTACTAAAGAAAAACTGATAGTAGTACAAGTAGGCGATGAACAATTATTGCTTGGCGTGAGTCATCAACAGGTTAATTTAATAAAAACGTTAGAAACACCTTTACCGGAGTCAAGCTCGCTTTCAGAGCAAGTGAATAACCCGCTTCAACAATTTATCCAACAAAAAATTAAAAATAATAGAGAATAA
- the flhB gene encoding flagellar biosynthesis protein FlhB: MAESDSGEKTEEPTGKKLSDARKKGQIARSKDLGTMFVLVGSAVALMMTGSALVTSLSSIMKRLFTLSREEVMDLNKLFGLIGDAVYSLSVPVGWMFFIIMVAAFIGNILLGGMNFSWEAMAPKASKLSPIAGFKRMFGVKAWVELIKSLLKFFVVVLSAYLLLVGLFDQILALSIEAIPLNFAHAVDLLLWMFLALSLSLVVIVAVDAPYQKWDHIRQLKMTKQEIKDELKNSEGSPENKGRIRRTQYEMSQRRQMAEVPNSDVVITNPTHYSIAIKYDTDLGGAPRVIAKGIDEMAIHIRTIAKEHGVEILASPALARSLYYTAEVDEEIPEELFAAVAQVLAFVYQLEEFRKGKAKRPVPLAKNLPIPDDFKY, translated from the coding sequence TTGGCTGAATCTGATTCTGGTGAAAAAACCGAAGAACCGACGGGGAAAAAGCTTTCAGACGCTCGAAAGAAAGGCCAGATTGCCCGCTCTAAAGACTTAGGCACCATGTTTGTCCTTGTTGGTAGTGCAGTTGCACTGATGATGACAGGTAGCGCACTGGTTACCAGTCTTTCATCGATAATGAAAAGATTATTCACGCTCTCACGAGAAGAAGTGATGGACCTCAATAAACTATTTGGCCTTATTGGCGATGCCGTTTATTCATTATCTGTACCCGTTGGCTGGATGTTTTTTATTATCATGGTAGCGGCATTTATTGGCAATATCTTACTCGGAGGCATGAATTTCTCCTGGGAGGCCATGGCACCAAAAGCAAGTAAGCTTTCTCCTATTGCGGGGTTTAAGCGTATGTTTGGTGTCAAAGCATGGGTTGAATTAATCAAGTCATTGCTGAAATTTTTTGTCGTTGTACTCAGCGCTTATTTATTATTAGTTGGATTGTTTGATCAAATATTGGCGTTAAGTATTGAAGCGATCCCACTTAACTTCGCTCATGCCGTAGATTTATTACTTTGGATGTTTTTGGCGTTGAGCTTATCTTTAGTTGTGATTGTTGCTGTCGATGCGCCTTATCAAAAATGGGATCATATACGACAACTAAAAATGACTAAGCAAGAAATTAAAGACGAGTTAAAAAACTCTGAAGGTAGTCCGGAGAATAAAGGACGAATTCGTCGCACACAATATGAAATGTCACAACGTCGACAAATGGCGGAAGTGCCAAACTCTGATGTTGTGATCACTAACCCAACACATTATTCAATTGCGATAAAATATGACACTGATTTAGGGGGCGCCCCTAGAGTCATTGCCAAAGGCATTGATGAAATGGCGATACATATTCGAACAATAGCCAAAGAACATGGTGTTGAAATACTGGCCTCTCCTGCACTCGCTCGTTCACTTTATTATACCGCAGAAGTAGATGAAGAAATTCCAGAAGAACTGTTTGCTGCAGTCGCACAGGTACTCGCATTTGTTTATCAACTGGAAGAATTTAGAAAAGGTAAAGCAAAGCGTCCAGTACCATTGGCGAAAAACCTGCCGATACCAGACGATTTTAAATACTAG
- the cheY gene encoding chemotaxis response regulator CheY, with protein MDKNMKVLVVDDFSTMRRIVKNLLRDLGFTNIQEADDGSTALPMLKEGDFDFVVTDWNMPGMQGIDLLKAIRADASLSHIPVLMVTAEAKKEQIVMAAQAGVNGYIVKPFTAATLKTKLDKIFERLG; from the coding sequence TTGGATAAAAATATGAAAGTACTTGTTGTTGATGATTTTTCAACAATGAGACGTATCGTAAAAAACTTATTACGTGATTTAGGTTTCACTAATATTCAAGAAGCAGATGACGGCAGTACTGCATTACCGATGCTTAAAGAAGGTGATTTTGATTTTGTTGTGACAGATTGGAATATGCCAGGGATGCAAGGTATCGATTTACTCAAAGCAATACGAGCAGACGCTAGCTTATCGCATATACCGGTATTGATGGTTACAGCGGAAGCGAAAAAAGAACAAATCGTAATGGCTGCACAAGCAGGCGTTAATGGTTATATCGTCAAGCCTTTTACTGCGGCTACGTTAAAAACTAAACTTGATAAGATTTTCGAGCGTTTAGGTTAA
- the flhF gene encoding flagellar biosynthesis protein FlhF, which produces MKIRRFVAKDMRTALEQIKHELGADAVIMSNKKIPEGVELMAAVDYSQQVPTAPEAVPQSTREISNDVVSIGQQQMSEQRSATVAPQDVAESSQPPADSLAALLQRQQKSSAGKATPVQTSPAHQQQHALDIEQQLKNFTDRLEQGAHQVAPTVESGENAMASQTSTQSDLKEAPAANFNNDVAPVNTQASVKPTHASDEIEAMRQEMSSIRQLLEHQISGLMWQDMAQKNPAKAFLVNRLMAMGITEDVADQVASYLPHYENEAEAWQQAKQLLASQLHTTNNEIIHRGGVVSLVGPTGVGKTTTIAKLAARFAQIHGADQVAMISTDSYRIAGFEQLTTYGRIIGCQVKLAKEGAELDTLLQQFSNKKLVLIDTAGMGQRDMRLTEHLTNLLASSRVRIRNYLVLSANTQQRVMQENVDRFKKVPLAGCIYTKLDESLSVGEIIATSIQNGLAIGYLTDGQRVPEDIKVANAEKLVTLADRLATKLNGHNSWRPMPNSMAVGM; this is translated from the coding sequence GTGAAGATTAGACGTTTTGTTGCAAAAGATATGAGAACTGCTTTAGAGCAAATAAAGCATGAGTTAGGTGCTGACGCGGTCATCATGTCAAATAAAAAAATTCCTGAGGGTGTCGAATTAATGGCGGCAGTGGATTACAGTCAACAAGTACCTACTGCACCTGAAGCTGTACCTCAATCTACACGTGAAATTTCTAACGATGTCGTGTCAATTGGCCAACAACAAATGAGTGAACAACGTTCAGCTACTGTTGCCCCACAAGATGTTGCTGAGTCATCTCAACCACCTGCTGATAGCCTTGCTGCATTGCTACAACGTCAGCAAAAGTCATCGGCCGGAAAAGCGACACCTGTGCAAACTTCTCCAGCACATCAACAGCAACATGCCTTAGATATAGAGCAACAATTAAAGAATTTTACCGATCGGTTAGAGCAAGGTGCACATCAAGTAGCCCCAACAGTAGAATCTGGTGAAAATGCGATGGCAAGCCAAACGTCTACACAAAGCGATCTCAAGGAAGCGCCAGCGGCGAACTTTAATAATGACGTTGCACCTGTTAATACACAAGCGAGTGTTAAACCGACGCATGCGTCTGATGAGATAGAAGCGATGCGTCAAGAAATGTCATCTATTCGTCAATTACTTGAACATCAAATTTCTGGGTTAATGTGGCAAGACATGGCACAGAAAAACCCAGCGAAAGCCTTTTTAGTGAATCGTTTAATGGCGATGGGCATTACAGAAGACGTTGCTGATCAAGTAGCAAGTTACTTACCTCATTATGAAAATGAAGCAGAAGCTTGGCAGCAAGCAAAACAATTACTTGCAAGTCAATTGCATACTACCAATAATGAAATCATTCATCGCGGTGGTGTAGTATCGCTTGTCGGCCCAACAGGTGTAGGCAAAACCACTACAATAGCCAAGTTGGCTGCACGTTTTGCGCAAATTCATGGTGCAGATCAAGTAGCAATGATTTCTACAGATAGTTATCGTATTGCTGGTTTTGAACAGTTGACGACCTACGGCAGAATTATTGGCTGCCAAGTTAAACTTGCGAAAGAAGGTGCTGAACTAGATACATTATTGCAACAATTCTCAAACAAGAAGTTAGTCCTTATTGATACTGCGGGTATGGGCCAAAGAGACATGCGCTTAACTGAACATCTAACTAACTTACTCGCAAGCTCTCGTGTTAGAATTCGCAACTACTTGGTATTATCAGCAAATACACAACAACGTGTTATGCAAGAAAATGTAGACCGCTTTAAAAAAGTACCACTAGCGGGTTGTATTTATACAAAACTTGATGAAAGCTTGAGCGTTGGTGAAATAATTGCAACTTCTATACAAAATGGTCTCGCAATAGGTTATCTTACTGATGGACAAAGAGTTCCAGAAGATATTAAAGTTGCAAATGCTGAAAAGTTGGTTACGCTTGCAGATAGACTTGCAACGAAATTGAATGGCCACAATTCGTGGCGACCAATGCCAAACTCAATGGCAGTTGGCATGTAA
- the flhA gene encoding flagellar biosynthesis protein FlhA gives MQLAAHFNQLKQKKFSVFAGAGTPLLVVAILGMVILPMPAMLLDVLFSFNIALALVVLLITVYTLKPLEFGSFPSVLLIATILRLALNVASTRVVLLEGHEGPDAAGKVIEAFGSVVIGGNYAVGLVVFLILIIINFIVVTKGAGRISEVTARFTLDAMPGKQMAIDADLNAGFINAEEARERRIEVTSEADFYGSMDGASKFVKGDAIAGILILFINIIGGLVIGMVQHDLTFDNAVEVYTLLTIGDGLVAQIPGLLLSVATAIVVTRQNTSQDMGSQVSNQLGQEKSLYIAASVMFVMGVVPGMPHFAFLTFAVLIAGGAYLTTKFKKTKADDEAKAKEVAEVETAQKQQEVKELDWDDVNPVDIVGLEIGYRLIPLVDKGQGGELLNRIKGVRKKLSQEFGFLVPAVHIRDNLDLDPNSYQISLMGVTVGAAEIRHDHDLAINPGQVYGKLDGIATKDPAFGLDAVWITQAQREQAQALGYTVVDSATVLATHLSQVLTNNAAQLLGHEEVQNLLDMLAKNYPKLVEGLIPEVLTLGTVVKVLQNLMNEGVAVRDMRSIVQTLVEYGPKSQDTDILTAAVRITLRKFIIQDLVGSVQEIPVITLSPELEQMLHQSMQMAGDDGAGIEPGLAERLQTSLTEGAQQQEMEGDTPILLTSGMLRTVLAKFVKYTIPGLRVISYQEVPDDKQIKIVSSIGQ, from the coding sequence ATGCAATTAGCAGCACATTTCAATCAATTAAAACAAAAGAAGTTTAGCGTTTTTGCCGGAGCGGGAACACCCCTTCTGGTTGTAGCGATTCTTGGTATGGTTATTTTACCCATGCCTGCAATGTTGTTAGATGTTCTCTTTTCTTTCAATATCGCGCTTGCGCTCGTGGTGCTTCTTATCACTGTTTACACTCTAAAACCATTAGAATTTGGTTCATTTCCTTCCGTATTACTTATTGCAACTATTCTTCGGTTAGCACTAAACGTAGCAAGTACAAGGGTTGTACTTTTAGAAGGTCATGAGGGACCAGATGCTGCGGGTAAAGTGATTGAGGCATTCGGCTCTGTTGTTATTGGTGGCAATTATGCGGTCGGCTTAGTGGTCTTTCTAATCTTGATTATTATTAATTTTATTGTTGTTACTAAAGGTGCTGGTCGTATATCAGAAGTAACAGCGCGTTTCACGTTAGATGCAATGCCAGGTAAGCAAATGGCAATTGATGCCGATCTTAATGCTGGCTTTATTAACGCTGAAGAAGCGCGTGAACGCCGTATCGAAGTAACTAGTGAAGCTGATTTTTATGGTTCGATGGATGGTGCAAGTAAGTTTGTAAAGGGTGATGCCATCGCCGGTATTCTTATATTATTTATTAATATTATTGGCGGGTTAGTCATTGGTATGGTGCAACATGATTTGACTTTTGATAATGCGGTTGAAGTGTATACATTGTTGACTATTGGTGACGGTTTAGTGGCGCAAATTCCAGGGTTATTACTTTCTGTAGCTACGGCAATTGTTGTAACGCGTCAAAATACTAGCCAAGACATGGGCTCTCAAGTAAGCAATCAGCTGGGCCAAGAAAAATCTCTTTATATCGCTGCTTCTGTAATGTTTGTGATGGGTGTCGTACCTGGTATGCCACACTTTGCTTTTTTAACCTTTGCAGTATTAATTGCTGGCGGTGCGTATCTCACTACTAAATTTAAGAAAACCAAAGCAGACGATGAAGCAAAAGCGAAAGAAGTTGCTGAAGTAGAAACGGCTCAAAAACAACAAGAAGTTAAAGAACTAGACTGGGATGATGTTAACCCAGTTGATATTGTTGGCTTAGAAATTGGTTATCGATTAATTCCACTTGTTGATAAAGGACAAGGCGGTGAACTATTAAATCGTATTAAAGGGGTTAGGAAAAAACTTTCTCAAGAATTTGGCTTCTTGGTGCCGGCTGTACACATTCGCGATAACTTAGACTTAGATCCTAATTCTTATCAAATATCACTAATGGGTGTAACAGTAGGCGCAGCAGAAATTCGACATGATCACGATCTTGCCATCAACCCTGGTCAAGTGTATGGAAAACTTGATGGTATCGCGACAAAAGATCCCGCGTTTGGTCTTGATGCAGTGTGGATTACTCAAGCACAACGTGAACAAGCACAAGCGTTAGGTTATACCGTAGTGGATTCAGCAACGGTACTGGCAACCCACTTAAGCCAAGTACTGACGAATAATGCAGCACAATTGCTTGGGCATGAAGAGGTTCAAAATTTACTTGATATGCTTGCTAAAAACTATCCGAAACTTGTGGAAGGGCTTATTCCTGAAGTATTGACGTTAGGCACGGTGGTCAAAGTATTACAAAACTTAATGAATGAAGGTGTTGCTGTTAGAGATATGCGTAGCATAGTTCAAACACTTGTTGAGTATGGACCGAAAAGTCAAGATACAGATATTTTAACAGCAGCAGTGCGTATTACATTACGGAAATTTATTATTCAAGACCTTGTTGGTTCGGTTCAAGAGATACCCGTCATAACTTTGTCACCAGAGTTGGAACAAATGTTGCACCAGTCAATGCAAATGGCAGGAGACGATGGTGCAGGTATAGAACCTGGCTTAGCTGAAAGATTACAAACGTCGCTTACCGAAGGTGCACAACAGCAAGAAATGGAAGGGGATACGCCAATATTGCTAACTTCGGGAATGTTACGCACTGTACTCGCTAAGTTTGTTAAATACACGATTCCAGGCTTACGTGTTATTTCTTATCAAGAAGTACCTGACGATAAACAGATTAAGATTGTCAGTTCTATTGGTCAGTAA
- a CDS encoding MinD/ParA family protein produces MIDQASGLRKMQQQNQIKVIAVSGGKGGVGKTNVSLNTSIALAQLGKRVLVLDADLGLANVDVMLGLRVKRNLSHVMSGECELDDIIIEGPAGIKIIPATSGTQSMVDLTPSEHAGLIRAFSDMQTQFDVLIVDTAAGISDMVLSFARAAQDVLLVVCDEPTSITDCYALMKLLSRDHEVFKFKVVANMVRSPKEGQQLFGKLSKVSERFLDVALELVGVIPFDENIRKAVRKQQAIVEAFPDSPASRAFTALANKIIKWPVPNHASGHLEFFIEQLIES; encoded by the coding sequence ATGATAGATCAGGCAAGTGGCTTACGAAAAATGCAACAGCAAAACCAAATAAAAGTCATAGCAGTTTCTGGTGGTAAAGGTGGTGTTGGTAAAACAAATGTGTCACTTAATACGTCTATTGCCCTAGCACAACTTGGAAAAAGAGTTCTCGTATTAGATGCCGATTTAGGCTTGGCAAATGTTGATGTAATGTTGGGTTTACGTGTAAAACGCAACTTGTCACATGTCATGTCAGGCGAGTGTGAACTTGACGATATAATCATAGAAGGCCCCGCAGGGATAAAAATTATTCCGGCTACATCGGGTACGCAATCAATGGTTGATCTTACGCCATCAGAACATGCAGGTTTAATTCGCGCCTTTAGCGATATGCAAACGCAGTTTGACGTTTTAATCGTTGATACAGCAGCGGGCATATCAGATATGGTGTTGAGCTTTGCACGTGCAGCCCAAGATGTATTATTAGTTGTCTGTGATGAACCTACCTCTATTACTGACTGTTACGCACTCATGAAATTGCTTAGCAGAGATCACGAAGTATTTAAATTTAAAGTTGTTGCAAATATGGTACGCAGCCCAAAAGAAGGGCAACAACTCTTTGGTAAGTTATCAAAGGTCTCGGAGCGATTTTTAGATGTTGCGCTTGAGCTTGTAGGGGTTATTCCCTTTGATGAGAATATTCGTAAAGCAGTAAGAAAACAGCAAGCTATTGTTGAAGCTTTTCCGGATTCACCTGCATCAAGAGCATTTACAGCGCTAGCCAATAAAATTATTAAATGGCCAGTACCGAATCATGCTTCTGGTCATTTAGAGTTTTTTATAGAACAGCTAATTGAAAGCTAA
- the fliR gene encoding flagellar biosynthetic protein FliR: MEFTDAVINQYMADFMLPFSRVSALVMSMIALGAKAVPMRIKLFLSLAITFAIMPAIPPARIDSMFSFEMVLLVAEQTLIGAMMGMVTNLVVNTFTIAGQIIAMQTGLGFASLVDPASGMNVPAVGQFFLILSTLLFWAMDGHLAYLQFVTTSFTTLPIPLEEFSSTKFRDLVEWGAWMFATALSLAMAPLTAMLLINFSFGIMTRAAPQLNIFAIGFPITMCSGLLIMWLTMGNFLLHFELQWQRALDLTCHLIDCRGA; the protein is encoded by the coding sequence ATGGAATTTACTGATGCGGTAATAAACCAATACATGGCAGATTTTATGTTGCCATTTTCGCGTGTTTCCGCATTAGTAATGTCGATGATTGCGCTAGGTGCCAAAGCGGTACCTATGCGAATTAAGCTGTTCTTATCTTTAGCTATTACGTTTGCAATAATGCCTGCGATACCACCTGCACGCATTGATTCAATGTTTTCGTTTGAAATGGTATTACTTGTCGCTGAACAAACATTGATTGGCGCTATGATGGGTATGGTTACTAACTTAGTGGTAAATACTTTTACCATAGCCGGCCAAATTATTGCGATGCAAACCGGTCTTGGCTTCGCTTCTTTGGTTGACCCTGCCAGTGGTATGAACGTACCTGCTGTTGGTCAGTTCTTTTTAATACTTTCAACACTATTATTTTGGGCAATGGATGGGCATTTGGCTTATTTACAATTTGTCACGACGAGCTTTACTACGTTGCCTATTCCTTTAGAAGAGTTTTCGTCAACAAAATTTCGTGATTTAGTGGAATGGGGCGCATGGATGTTTGCCACTGCACTGTCACTTGCAATGGCCCCCTTAACGGCAATGTTATTAATTAATTTCTCTTTTGGTATTATGACCCGAGCTGCTCCTCAGCTAAATATATTTGCTATCGGTTTTCCTATTACCATGTGTTCGGGTTTGCTCATTATGTGGCTTACTATGGGCAACTTTTTATTACACTTTGAATTGCAATGGCAAAGAGCCTTAGATCTTACCTGTCATCTTATCGATTGTAGGGGAGCATAG
- a CDS encoding RNA polymerase sigma factor FliA, which translates to MLVKASAYGSQIDKTALLEQHSSLVKRIAYHLLARLPASVIVDDLIQSGMIGLLEAANNFDNTKGASFETFAGIRIRGAMLDEIRRGDWTPRSVHKNSRMVSDAIKTLESELGRDVSDVEVAEKLDISLNEYHHILNEVNCGKIIGIDDLGVSEDAVSSFEDKNNADPYQDIEHVVFKKSLSECITTLPEREALVLSLYYDEELNLREIGQVLDVSESRVSQIHSQALHRLKARMQSWQS; encoded by the coding sequence ATTTTGGTTAAAGCCAGTGCATACGGTTCGCAAATAGATAAAACTGCGTTGCTTGAACAACATAGCAGTTTAGTAAAGCGTATTGCATATCATCTCCTTGCTCGACTTCCAGCCAGCGTTATCGTGGATGATCTGATTCAATCAGGCATGATTGGTTTGTTGGAAGCTGCAAATAACTTTGATAATACCAAAGGCGCAAGCTTTGAAACCTTTGCTGGTATTCGTATTCGTGGTGCAATGCTTGACGAAATACGTCGAGGTGATTGGACTCCAAGATCAGTACATAAAAACAGCAGAATGGTGAGTGATGCCATAAAAACACTCGAATCAGAACTAGGTAGAGATGTTTCTGATGTTGAAGTTGCTGAAAAACTTGATATTTCGCTGAATGAGTACCATCATATTCTTAACGAAGTAAATTGTGGCAAAATCATTGGCATCGATGATTTGGGCGTGAGTGAAGACGCGGTCTCAAGCTTTGAAGATAAAAACAATGCTGATCCATATCAAGATATAGAACATGTAGTGTTTAAAAAATCATTATCAGAGTGTATAACTACTTTACCAGAGCGAGAAGCTTTAGTACTGTCTCTGTATTATGATGAAGAATTGAATTTACGTGAAATTGGTCAAGTCCTTGATGTTAGCGAATCTCGAGTCAGCCAAATTCATAGTCAAGCATTACATCGGTTAAAAGCGCGTATGCAATCTTGGCAAAGTTAA
- the fliN gene encoding flagellar motor switch protein FliN, producing the protein MSDENEDLSMWDEAMDEQAEAEADEGENNAEAVELDELSEDAPITGEEKRKLDTILDIPVTISMEVGRSQISIRNLLQLNQGSVVELDRVAGEALDVLVNGTLIAHGEVVVVNDKFGIRLTDVISQVERIKKLK; encoded by the coding sequence ATGAGTGATGAAAATGAAGACCTAAGTATGTGGGATGAGGCGATGGATGAACAAGCCGAAGCCGAAGCTGATGAAGGTGAAAACAACGCAGAAGCTGTTGAGCTTGACGAGTTAAGTGAAGATGCCCCTATCACTGGTGAAGAAAAGCGTAAACTCGATACTATTTTAGATATACCTGTGACTATTTCCATGGAAGTGGGGCGCAGCCAAATCAGTATTCGAAACCTATTGCAGTTGAATCAAGGCTCTGTTGTTGAGCTAGATCGCGTTGCGGGTGAGGCATTAGATGTATTGGTGAATGGTACTTTAATAGCACATGGTGAAGTTGTTGTTGTCAATGACAAGTTTGGTATTCGCTTAACAGATGTGATCAGTCAAGTTGAACGCATCAAAAAGCTTAAATAA
- the fliP gene encoding flagellar type III secretion system pore protein FliP (The bacterial flagellar biogenesis protein FliP forms a type III secretion system (T3SS)-type pore required for flagellar assembly.) — MSKLTSRKHTIFRPIWLLILCFGVMLSGQVFAEQDLSLPALTLSTNPDGSQEYSVTLQILIFMTALSFIPAAVIMMTSFTRIVVIMAILRQAFGLQQTPSNQVIIGLTLFMTLFIMTPVYNQINATAIQPYLAEQKTSVEALDSAKVPIRAFMLEQTRLKDLDTLAQMAGITQVDQPTDLPMTVIIPAFIISELKTAFQIGFMLFIPFLIIDLVVASILMAMGMMMLSPMIVSLPFKLMLFVLVDGWNLVIGTIASSYGMGAP, encoded by the coding sequence ATGAGCAAATTAACGTCCCGTAAACACACAATATTTCGCCCAATTTGGCTGTTAATTTTGTGTTTTGGGGTGATGTTAAGCGGCCAAGTATTTGCAGAGCAAGATTTATCTTTACCTGCATTAACGCTATCTACCAATCCTGATGGTAGTCAAGAGTATTCGGTAACCTTACAAATACTCATTTTTATGACCGCGCTGAGTTTTATACCTGCGGCTGTTATTATGATGACATCTTTCACGAGAATAGTCGTTATCATGGCAATTCTTCGCCAAGCGTTCGGTTTGCAACAAACACCTTCTAATCAAGTGATTATTGGTTTAACTTTGTTTATGACATTATTTATTATGACACCGGTTTATAATCAAATTAATGCAACCGCAATTCAACCTTACCTTGCTGAACAAAAAACCTCGGTAGAAGCCTTAGACAGTGCTAAAGTGCCTATTCGAGCTTTTATGCTTGAACAAACACGCTTAAAAGATTTGGATACGCTTGCGCAAATGGCAGGGATAACCCAAGTTGATCAGCCAACAGACTTACCTATGACTGTTATCATCCCAGCATTTATTATCAGTGAATTAAAAACCGCATTCCAAATTGGTTTTATGCTGTTTATTCCTTTTTTGATTATTGATTTAGTCGTTGCCAGTATACTTATGGCGATGGGTATGATGATGTTATCGCCTATGATTGTATCTCTACCTTTTAAATTAATGCTGTTCGTATTAGTAGACGGTTGGAACCTTGTGATCGGAACAATAGCGAGTAGCTATGGTATGGGAGCCCCATAA
- a CDS encoding protein phosphatase CheZ, with translation MSINNSVHVSLEQAKLLVEYLETDQQEKADELIAEIQNPINSELFAEIGKLTRQLHDSLMNFQLDSRLNDLATADIPDAKERLNYVISRTEDAANKTMDAVESIFPVVDTIQHQISTVKPLWTKLMHNNLDVGEFKSLCHDIDALLKTTDRETTRMHGLMTDVLMAQDFQDLTGQVIRKVIDLVREVEDSLINMLTAFGVTSEGMENTSKPSVGENLVEGPIVNKDKRDDVVADQDDVDDLLSSLGF, from the coding sequence ATGAGTATAAATAACAGTGTCCATGTTTCATTGGAACAGGCAAAGCTGTTGGTTGAGTATTTAGAAACTGATCAACAAGAAAAAGCAGATGAATTGATTGCAGAAATTCAAAATCCAATCAATTCTGAATTGTTCGCCGAAATTGGTAAGTTAACACGTCAACTTCATGATTCATTGATGAATTTTCAATTAGATTCACGATTGAATGATTTAGCTACCGCGGATATACCTGATGCCAAAGAGCGACTTAATTATGTTATCAGTCGAACGGAAGATGCCGCAAATAAAACCATGGACGCGGTTGAGTCAATTTTTCCGGTGGTCGACACAATTCAACATCAAATTAGCACAGTAAAACCGCTGTGGACCAAGCTTATGCACAACAATTTAGATGTGGGTGAGTTTAAATCGTTATGCCATGATATTGATGCACTGCTAAAAACAACGGATCGTGAAACAACACGAATGCATGGTCTTATGACAGACGTGTTAATGGCGCAAGATTTCCAAGATTTAACTGGGCAGGTGATACGTAAAGTTATTGATCTTGTTCGTGAAGTTGAAGATAGTTTAATTAATATGCTGACAGCCTTTGGTGTCACAAGTGAAGGCATGGAAAATACTAGTAAACCGTCTGTGGGTGAAAACCTAGTTGAAGGCCCAATCGTCAATAAAGATAAACGCGATGACGTAGTTGCCGATCAAGACGATGTTGATGATCTTTTATCGAGTTTAGGATTCTAA